One genomic segment of Candidatus Binatia bacterium includes these proteins:
- a CDS encoding cupin, giving the protein MATLIERPTIIQAAGNPPKRIEEFVGRVNSGTERVSIARMKSPQGWEEPGQEPEFDEFTVVTSGMLRVETRGGVLEVRTGQAVHAPAGEWIRYSTPEAGGAEYLAVCLPAFSPATVHRDDC; this is encoded by the coding sequence ATGGCCACACTGATCGAAAGGCCGACTATCATTCAGGCCGCGGGGAACCCGCCCAAGCGAATTGAGGAGTTCGTGGGGCGCGTCAACAGCGGGACGGAGCGAGTCAGCATCGCCCGCATGAAAAGCCCGCAGGGATGGGAAGAACCGGGCCAAGAACCGGAATTCGACGAGTTCACGGTGGTTACGTCGGGGATGCTTCGCGTGGAGACGAGGGGAGGTGTGCTGGAAGTTCGCACCGGGCAGGCAGTGCACGCACCAGCGGGAGAGTGGATTCGCTACAGTACACCCGAGGCGGGCGGGGCCGAGTACCTAGCCGTGTGCCTGCCGGCCTTCTCGCCGGCCACAGTTCACCGAGACGACTGCTGA